One stretch of Pyxidicoccus trucidator DNA includes these proteins:
- a CDS encoding SDR family oxidoreductase, whose translation MSGIEGKVVAITGASSGIGEATARLLARRGARVVLGARRTDRLEALVGELRDAGGSAHYRKLDVTRLEDMEAFIGYARTEFGRVDVILNNAGVMPLSKLEALKVDEWNRMIDVNIRGVLHGIAAGLPVMKQQGRGQFINVSSIGGHAVSPTAAVYCATKFAVMAISEGLRQEVGGDIRVTVISPGVTESELAESISDPAAQQGMKEFRRISIPADAIARAILFSIEQPDDVDVSEIIVRPTASPY comes from the coding sequence ATGTCTGGAATCGAAGGGAAGGTCGTCGCAATCACGGGGGCCAGCAGCGGCATCGGAGAGGCGACGGCTCGGCTGTTGGCCCGACGCGGCGCGCGTGTGGTGCTGGGCGCCCGGCGCACGGACCGGCTGGAGGCGCTCGTGGGGGAGCTCCGCGACGCGGGGGGCTCGGCGCACTACCGGAAGCTCGACGTGACGCGCCTGGAGGACATGGAGGCGTTCATCGGCTACGCGCGGACCGAATTCGGCCGCGTGGACGTCATCCTCAACAACGCTGGCGTGATGCCGTTGTCGAAGCTGGAGGCGCTGAAGGTCGACGAGTGGAACCGGATGATTGATGTGAACATCCGGGGCGTTCTGCATGGCATCGCGGCGGGCCTGCCGGTGATGAAGCAGCAGGGACGCGGGCAGTTCATCAACGTGTCCTCCATCGGAGGCCACGCGGTGTCACCCACGGCCGCCGTCTACTGCGCCACCAAGTTCGCCGTCATGGCCATCTCCGAGGGGCTTCGCCAGGAAGTCGGTGGCGACATCCGGGTGACGGTGATTTCCCCCGGTGTCACCGAGTCGGAGCTCGCGGAGAGCATCAGCGACCCCGCGGCGCAGCAGGGGATGAAGGAGTTCCGGCGCATCTCGATTCCCGCCGACGCCATCGCCCGGGCCATCCTGTTCTCCATCGAGCAGCCCGATGATGTGGACGTCAGTGAAATCATCGTCAGGCCAACGGCCAGTCCGTACTGA
- a CDS encoding AraC family transcriptional regulator produces the protein MKSPGGVGGRGVSQELAGRLAELASMMKRLTPGDGIHATALERVVLIRSSRPGEPLRALHQPALCLIAQGAKRVMLGEEVYPYEASNHLVVSVDLPVTGQVTQATSQAPYLCFRLDLDPGEIADLLLHAKLPASPQRSPSRGLFLDETTPALLDAVLRLVRLLDSPEDIPALAPLATREIVYRLLKGEHGWRLNQIATANSQAWRIARAIGWLKARFAEPLRIEDLAREVHMSTSSLHHHFKAVTAMSPLQYQKQLRLQEARRLLLSEDVDVATAGFRVGYESPSQFGREYSRLFGASPGRDSQRLRQLPEVPAAT, from the coding sequence GTGAAGTCCCCAGGCGGGGTGGGTGGAAGGGGAGTCAGCCAGGAGCTCGCCGGGCGACTGGCCGAGCTGGCCTCGATGATGAAGCGCCTCACCCCGGGTGACGGCATCCACGCGACGGCCCTGGAGCGCGTGGTGCTCATCCGCTCCTCGCGCCCGGGCGAGCCCCTCCGCGCCCTGCATCAGCCCGCGCTCTGCCTCATCGCCCAGGGCGCCAAGCGGGTGATGCTGGGCGAGGAGGTCTACCCCTACGAGGCCTCGAATCATCTCGTGGTGTCGGTGGACCTTCCCGTCACCGGGCAGGTGACGCAAGCCACGTCCCAGGCGCCCTATCTCTGCTTCCGCCTCGACCTGGACCCGGGAGAAATCGCCGACCTGCTGCTGCACGCGAAGCTGCCGGCGTCACCCCAGCGGAGCCCTTCCCGGGGCCTGTTCCTCGATGAGACCACCCCGGCCCTGCTGGATGCGGTGCTCCGTCTGGTGCGCCTGTTGGATTCCCCCGAGGACATCCCCGCGCTGGCCCCGCTGGCCACGCGCGAGATTGTCTACCGGTTGCTCAAGGGGGAGCACGGCTGGCGGCTGAACCAGATAGCCACGGCCAACAGCCAGGCCTGGCGCATCGCCCGGGCCATTGGCTGGCTCAAGGCGCGCTTCGCCGAGCCGCTGCGCATCGAGGACCTCGCGCGCGAGGTCCACATGAGCACGTCCTCGCTGCACCACCACTTCAAGGCCGTCACCGCCATGAGCCCGCTGCAGTACCAGAAGCAACTGCGGCTCCAGGAGGCCCGCCGGCTCCTGCTCAGCGAGGATGTCGACGTGGCGACGGCGGGCTTCCGCGTGGGCTACGAGAGCCCCTCTCAGTTCGGACGCGAGTACAGCCGCCTGTTCGGGGCGTCGCCCGGACGCGACTCGCAACGGCTGCGCCAGCTCCCGGAAGTCCCCGCCGCCACCTGA
- a CDS encoding SDR family NAD(P)-dependent oxidoreductase, which produces MNLQLDDKLALVTASTGGIGKEIATALAREGARVIINGRTAASVESAIADVRARVPGAKLEALASDNGTAEGAAETLRRFPEVDILINNLGIYEAVGFFDETDEAWRRLFEVNILSGVRLARHYLKGMLAKKTGRVLFIASEAAISPSPEMAHYSATKTMQLSVSRSLAELTKGTAVTVNTIMPGSTRTEGVAKLVQDVFPGVPLAEAEQRFMRENRPTSLIERLIDPKEIADFVTYVSSPRASAINGAALRIDGGLVRSVF; this is translated from the coding sequence ATGAATCTCCAGCTCGACGACAAGCTTGCCCTCGTCACCGCCTCCACCGGCGGCATCGGCAAGGAAATCGCCACCGCCCTCGCCCGGGAGGGCGCCAGGGTCATCATCAACGGACGCACGGCGGCGAGCGTGGAGTCCGCCATCGCCGACGTCCGCGCGCGGGTGCCGGGCGCGAAGCTCGAGGCGCTGGCCTCCGACAACGGCACCGCCGAGGGCGCCGCGGAGACGCTCCGCCGGTTCCCCGAGGTGGACATCCTCATCAACAACCTCGGCATCTACGAGGCCGTGGGCTTCTTCGACGAGACGGACGAGGCCTGGCGGCGCCTGTTCGAGGTCAACATCCTGAGCGGCGTGCGCCTCGCCCGGCACTACCTCAAGGGCATGCTGGCGAAGAAGACGGGCCGCGTGCTCTTCATCGCCAGCGAGGCCGCCATCAGTCCTTCCCCTGAGATGGCCCACTACAGCGCGACGAAGACGATGCAGCTCTCCGTGTCGCGCAGCCTCGCCGAGCTGACCAAGGGCACGGCCGTCACCGTCAACACCATCATGCCGGGCTCGACGCGGACGGAAGGCGTGGCGAAGCTCGTCCAGGACGTCTTCCCCGGCGTGCCCCTCGCGGAGGCGGAGCAGCGCTTCATGCGCGAGAACCGTCCCACCTCGCTCATCGAGCGGCTCATCGACCCGAAGGAGATTGCCGACTTCGTCACCTATGTGAGCAGCCCGCGCGCCTCGGCCATCAACGGGGCCGCCCTCCGCATCGACGGAGGACTCGTCCGCAGCGTGTTCTAA
- a CDS encoding YbdD/YjiX family protein, protein MNWLERCWRRAVQTARLMIGVPDYDTYVEHMRRHHPEREVMSYARFFDERLQARYRGGGGRCC, encoded by the coding sequence ATGAACTGGCTGGAGCGCTGCTGGCGCCGCGCGGTGCAGACCGCCCGGCTGATGATTGGCGTGCCCGACTACGACACCTACGTCGAGCACATGCGCCGTCACCACCCGGAGCGGGAGGTGATGAGCTACGCCCGCTTCTTCGACGAGCGGCTCCAGGCTCGCTACCGGGGGGGCGGAGGGCGCTGCTGCTGA
- a CDS encoding carbon starvation CstA family protein translates to MGGVVRKLGWGLLAIAGAVSLGTVALQRGERINAIWLVVASVSVFLIGYRFYGRFVAHTALGVDPTRATPGHRRNDGLDYVPTDRWVLFGHHFAAIAGAGPLVGPVLAAQMGYLPGTLWILSGAVLAGAVQDFVILFLSVRRDGKSLGDMVRMELGPAAGVTAMVGVLMIMMIILAVLALVVVKALTHSPWGTFTVAMTIPIAVLMGVYLRYVRPGRVLEVSVAGFVLLMLSIWLGGRVAEHAFWGPLFDYDSKALAWMLIAYGFCASVLPVWLLLAPRDYLSTFLKIGTVLLLAVGIILVAPELRMPAITRFVDGSGPVFSGGLFPFLFITIACGAVSGWHSLIASGTTPKMLDSEGDARVVGYGAMLMESFVAVMALIAASVLDPGVYFAMNSPPSVIGTTVLDASRVISDWGFVITPEVLSQTARDIGESSILSRAGGAPTLAVGMAQILHGLFSGEGMMAFWYHYAILFEALFILTTVDAGTRVGRFMIQELAGLVYAPLKRTESWAANMVATALCVAAWGYFLYQGVVDPLGGINTLWPLFGIANQMLAAIALTLASVVLVKMKRERYAWVPAIPAVWLVICTLTAGWQKVFGGDVRVSFVAHARAFSAALAEGRVMAPAKSVEEMERIISNDYLDATLTALFMLLVVATVLFGLRAALAALRSPVPTAQETPHVPRAVEAR, encoded by the coding sequence ATGGGTGGAGTCGTTCGGAAGCTGGGGTGGGGGCTGCTCGCCATCGCAGGCGCGGTCAGCCTGGGGACGGTGGCGCTTCAGCGGGGCGAGCGCATCAACGCCATCTGGCTGGTGGTGGCGTCCGTCTCCGTCTTCCTTATCGGCTACCGCTTCTATGGCCGCTTCGTGGCACACACGGCGCTGGGCGTGGACCCCACGCGCGCCACCCCGGGGCACCGCCGCAACGACGGGCTGGACTACGTGCCCACGGACCGGTGGGTGCTCTTCGGCCACCACTTCGCCGCCATCGCCGGAGCGGGCCCGCTGGTAGGCCCTGTCCTGGCCGCGCAGATGGGCTACCTGCCCGGCACGCTGTGGATTCTCTCCGGCGCGGTGCTGGCCGGAGCGGTGCAGGACTTCGTCATCCTGTTCCTGTCCGTCCGCCGCGACGGCAAGTCCCTGGGCGACATGGTCCGCATGGAGCTGGGGCCGGCCGCGGGCGTGACGGCGATGGTGGGCGTGCTGATGATCATGATGATCATCCTCGCCGTGCTGGCGCTGGTGGTGGTGAAGGCGCTGACGCACAGCCCCTGGGGCACCTTCACCGTGGCGATGACGATTCCCATCGCCGTGCTGATGGGCGTGTATCTGCGCTACGTCCGTCCGGGACGGGTGCTGGAGGTCTCCGTCGCCGGCTTCGTGCTGCTGATGCTGTCCATCTGGCTGGGCGGCCGGGTCGCCGAGCACGCCTTCTGGGGCCCGCTCTTCGACTACGACAGCAAGGCCCTGGCGTGGATGCTCATCGCCTACGGCTTCTGTGCCTCCGTGCTGCCGGTATGGCTGCTGCTCGCCCCGCGCGACTACCTGTCCACGTTCCTCAAGATTGGCACCGTGCTGCTGCTGGCGGTGGGCATCATCCTGGTCGCGCCGGAGCTGCGGATGCCGGCCATCACCCGCTTCGTGGACGGCAGCGGGCCGGTGTTCTCCGGGGGGCTGTTCCCGTTCCTGTTCATCACCATCGCCTGCGGCGCGGTGTCCGGCTGGCACTCGCTCATCGCCTCGGGCACCACGCCGAAGATGCTGGACAGCGAGGGTGACGCGCGCGTGGTGGGCTATGGCGCGATGCTGATGGAGTCCTTCGTCGCCGTCATGGCGCTCATCGCCGCCTCGGTGCTGGACCCGGGCGTGTACTTCGCCATGAACTCGCCGCCGTCGGTGATTGGCACCACCGTGCTGGACGCCTCGCGCGTCATCAGCGACTGGGGCTTCGTCATCACCCCGGAGGTGCTCAGCCAGACGGCCCGCGACATCGGCGAGTCCTCCATCCTGTCCCGCGCGGGTGGTGCTCCGACGCTGGCGGTGGGCATGGCGCAGATCCTCCATGGCCTGTTCTCCGGCGAGGGGATGATGGCCTTCTGGTACCACTACGCCATCCTCTTCGAGGCCCTGTTCATCCTCACCACCGTGGACGCGGGCACGCGGGTGGGCCGCTTCATGATTCAGGAGCTGGCCGGGCTCGTGTACGCGCCCCTGAAGCGGACGGAGTCCTGGGCGGCCAACATGGTGGCCACCGCCCTGTGCGTCGCGGCCTGGGGCTACTTCCTCTACCAGGGCGTCGTGGACCCGCTGGGCGGCATCAACACGCTGTGGCCGCTGTTCGGCATCGCCAACCAGATGCTGGCGGCGATTGCGCTCACCCTGGCCTCCGTGGTGCTGGTGAAGATGAAGCGCGAGCGCTACGCCTGGGTGCCCGCGATTCCCGCCGTGTGGCTGGTCATCTGCACGCTGACCGCCGGCTGGCAGAAGGTCTTCGGGGGCGACGTGCGCGTCTCCTTCGTCGCCCATGCACGCGCGTTCTCCGCCGCGCTGGCCGAGGGGCGGGTGATGGCTCCCGCGAAGTCCGTGGAGGAGATGGAGCGCATCATCAGCAACGACTACCTGGATGCGACGCTCACCGCGCTCTTCATGCTGCTGGTGGTGGCCACCGTCCTGTTCGGCCTCCGTGCCGCGCTGGCGGCCCTCCGCTCGCCGGTGCCCACGGCGCAGGAGACCCCTCACGTGCCACGCGCCGTGGAGGCTCGCTGA
- a CDS encoding fused MFS/spermidine synthase encodes MRFQLFVFLGSFLLFQVELIVARLLLPAYGSSAAVWTTCMMFYQGVLLLGYLYAGRLSPRVLAGRYRWAHLAFVLLPVVTFPFHLRSVELPPIAAIIVTLALSLGWPFLALSTTSLMAQGWLTRTEHPSRNDPTFLYGTSNAGALLALLTFPFLVEPALDTRTQLGLWYVAYAAFVVLTVLCIRAVRPADAAPPDASPVTPASAPVPASRASGTARLAWLLLAASANALLMAVTNVLTLDASMPLLWIVPLTLYLLTLILCFARRPLTPEGLNRLCVAGLLVAAAAAVAALARVQSVLPSLALHGAVLWVGCLLLHASLARCRPEEPRLLGSYYLHLSVGGWLGTALIVLGIPLLLGSLAMAYVDYGVAGLLVLAALFARDVALRERGEPRHRLAPLLAGGAAVAMAAILALAAVKLLHSRVDGSRTFYGLYTVKDVDGLRLFQHGSTVHGVERRAEEALGEPLLYYHRGSPVGRVLTESPSRARVAVVGLGIGSLAAYGRGGERWDFYELDPEVERLARSHFTLLGRSAAEVRVVTGDARLRLHEAEEQAYDVIILDAFSSDFVPTHLLTQEAIDLYLRKLRPEGLLLFHISSRLFDLAPVLTRLGAALGLQCAVSGAESLSEAELAQGQSPSRWFALTASPIQARWLDEHLGWDQVRASEDLLSRRVWTDDYVNLLQALRW; translated from the coding sequence ATGCGCTTCCAGCTGTTCGTCTTCCTGGGCTCGTTCCTGCTGTTCCAGGTGGAGCTCATCGTCGCGCGCCTGCTGCTGCCCGCGTACGGGAGCAGCGCGGCGGTGTGGACGACGTGCATGATGTTCTACCAGGGCGTCCTGCTGCTCGGTTACCTGTATGCGGGCCGGCTGTCGCCCCGCGTGCTGGCGGGGCGCTACCGCTGGGCCCACCTGGCCTTCGTGCTGCTCCCGGTGGTGACGTTCCCCTTCCACCTGAGGAGCGTGGAGCTTCCCCCCATCGCCGCCATCATCGTCACGCTGGCGCTCTCGCTCGGCTGGCCCTTCCTGGCGCTGTCCACCACCAGCCTCATGGCCCAGGGCTGGCTGACGCGCACCGAGCACCCGTCCCGGAACGACCCGACCTTCCTCTACGGCACGTCCAACGCCGGCGCGCTGCTGGCGCTGCTGACCTTCCCCTTCCTGGTGGAGCCGGCGCTCGACACGCGCACGCAGCTCGGCCTCTGGTACGTCGCCTACGCCGCCTTCGTGGTGCTCACCGTGCTGTGCATCCGGGCGGTGCGGCCCGCGGACGCGGCCCCCCCCGACGCCTCCCCCGTGACACCCGCCAGCGCGCCCGTCCCGGCATCCCGGGCGAGCGGCACCGCGAGGCTCGCCTGGCTCCTGCTCGCCGCGAGCGCCAACGCGTTGCTGATGGCGGTGACGAACGTCCTCACGCTGGACGCGTCCATGCCCCTGCTGTGGATTGTCCCGCTCACGCTCTACCTGCTCACCCTCATCCTGTGCTTCGCGCGGCGGCCGCTGACGCCCGAGGGGCTCAACCGCCTGTGCGTGGCGGGACTGCTGGTGGCGGCGGCGGCGGCGGTGGCGGCGCTCGCGCGGGTGCAGTCGGTGCTCCCCTCCCTCGCGCTCCACGGCGCGGTGCTCTGGGTGGGCTGCCTGCTGCTGCACGCGAGCCTGGCGCGGTGCCGGCCGGAGGAGCCGCGCCTGCTGGGCTCGTACTACCTGCACCTCTCCGTGGGCGGCTGGCTGGGCACGGCGCTCATCGTCCTGGGCATTCCGCTGCTGCTGGGCTCGCTGGCCATGGCGTACGTGGACTACGGCGTGGCGGGGCTGCTGGTGCTGGCGGCGCTCTTCGCCCGGGACGTGGCGCTGCGAGAGCGGGGAGAGCCCCGGCACCGGCTCGCGCCGCTGCTGGCGGGCGGCGCGGCGGTGGCCATGGCCGCAATCCTGGCGCTCGCGGCGGTGAAGCTCCTGCACAGCCGGGTCGATGGCTCGCGGACGTTCTACGGCCTCTACACCGTGAAGGACGTGGACGGGCTGCGCCTCTTCCAGCATGGCAGCACGGTGCACGGGGTGGAGCGGCGCGCGGAGGAGGCGCTGGGCGAGCCCCTCCTGTACTACCACCGTGGCTCTCCCGTGGGCCGGGTGCTGACTGAGTCCCCGTCGCGAGCGCGCGTGGCTGTGGTGGGGCTGGGCATCGGCAGCCTCGCCGCGTACGGCCGCGGAGGCGAGCGGTGGGACTTCTACGAGTTGGACCCGGAGGTGGAGCGGCTCGCGCGCAGCCACTTCACGCTGCTGGGGCGCAGCGCCGCCGAGGTGCGCGTCGTCACCGGAGACGCGCGGCTGCGCCTCCATGAGGCGGAGGAGCAGGCGTACGACGTCATCATCCTGGATGCCTTCTCCAGCGACTTCGTGCCCACGCACCTGCTCACGCAGGAGGCCATCGACCTGTACCTGCGCAAGCTGCGGCCCGAGGGGCTCCTGCTCTTCCACATCTCCAGCCGGCTGTTCGACCTGGCGCCGGTGCTCACCCGCCTGGGCGCGGCGCTCGGACTGCAATGCGCGGTCAGCGGGGCCGAGTCGCTGAGCGAAGCGGAGCTGGCGCAGGGCCAGTCCCCGAGCCGCTGGTTCGCCCTCACCGCGAGCCCGATTCAGGCCCGGTGGCTGGACGAGCACCTGGGGTGGGACCAGGTGCGTGCCTCCGAGGACCTCCTGTCACGTCGGGTGTGGACGGACGACTACGTCAACCTGCTCCAGGCCCTGCGCTGGTAG
- a CDS encoding MazG nucleotide pyrophosphohydrolase domain-containing protein gives MISLPEGASMKDYQRYIHELEALHGWLKVDLVHNCFLMGEEMGEVFKAVRRYNKLFDEGEGTPPEAARAQLAEELVDVFNYLLAIANRVDVDLEQAFREKNARNQQRTWG, from the coding sequence ATGATTTCACTCCCCGAAGGCGCGTCGATGAAGGACTACCAGCGCTACATCCACGAGTTGGAGGCGCTGCATGGCTGGCTGAAGGTGGACCTGGTCCACAACTGCTTCCTCATGGGCGAGGAGATGGGCGAGGTATTCAAGGCGGTGCGCCGCTACAACAAGCTCTTCGACGAGGGCGAGGGCACGCCGCCAGAGGCCGCCCGCGCGCAGCTCGCCGAGGAGCTGGTGGACGTCTTCAACTACCTCCTGGCCATCGCCAACCGCGTGGACGTGGACCTGGAGCAGGCGTTCCGCGAGAAGAACGCGCGCAACCAGCAGCGGACCTGGGGCTGA
- a CDS encoding DUF6229 family protein, with translation MDNVQGIDLVEQWRNDADMDNPAGPLFIGGEFTEADIICETTTISGRCGTGCTGSRTLMCC, from the coding sequence ATGGACAATGTTCAGGGAATCGATCTCGTTGAGCAGTGGCGCAACGACGCTGACATGGACAACCCCGCGGGCCCGCTGTTCATCGGTGGCGAGTTCACCGAGGCGGACATCATCTGTGAGACCACCACCATCAGCGGTCGCTGTGGTACGGGCTGCACGGGCTCGCGGACCCTGATGTGTTGCTAA
- a CDS encoding type 2 lanthipeptide synthetase LanM family protein, protein MASDTGASNFDASLGCLLLPAMGELATWLERVTGLSSGERDIVVAATRESLSSVLTRKLTRLLVLELNAARVTGRLTGEDAAQRWAQFLELSSQRAFWDGLASPYPTLLPRVDRIIRNRCTASLRFAERWAADRARLDVLCGGAPGELESLSFGAGDSHCGGQTVSLLQCQGGRLVYKPRSLAIDVALRDFIIGLARHHDGALPLRIPRVVEMGEAHGWAEFVPHRYASGTEELVSFYRGIGHLLAIMRLLGGSDLHAENLIAHGGSPVVVDCETLFTPKPPPSPSGLGQALDHAAQLVSGTVLSIGLLPGRGDGLGWRGVDSSAVGMLPGQQPRLQQPGVVKAGTDEAHIGATQVDAPVSQNHPSPEPALARYWPEVLASFDEMTGTLHQLDSTGQLRGLLEGFGACRIRVVTRATEVYSELARMLWHPVSLHKDAPPRQRAKDLLAKMAANVSTAPGDAAVIEAEVEELLDGDIPIFTTVAGHGQLEGPRGTSWLPRRNLVDAALEHWRVADFKLERNVIQSALVSAYINDGWRPDEVARRPERVRTDDLDLRRRRIAARIMGDLSSTAIRGGDGTVTWIAPIFRPTGWSVLPLEQDLYGGASGVALLVGAYLREAAAGRADPVEGLEELLAATLRTLDLAEARPAAQRSRGVKLRPQAPGAYIGLGSQLWTHLVLAGWGLDRGDGVARAAALAEGIPEAAAADDIHDVLTGKAGAIAPLLALARKTGEKRHLEMASELGDKLCDLAQRKGDGAYWVHQSWPEGVGGFAHGVTGIGWALTRLARVTGVPRHAETARAAFAFEESLFDEGEQNWLDLRLLEGLKSAAAWCHGSVGIGLAHADLDPRLESPQTRLILRRASAATWRMGFGWNHSACHGDLGAWELMNRAIAAGEGPEGLTREHLLATILTSIEEQGPSCGMARDAFVPGLLPGLGGVVYQLLRAHPENALPSMLMVGGGDL, encoded by the coding sequence ATGGCGTCTGACACAGGCGCCAGTAACTTCGACGCATCCCTGGGTTGCCTGCTCCTGCCCGCGATGGGGGAGCTGGCAACCTGGCTTGAGCGGGTTACTGGGTTATCATCTGGCGAACGCGACATCGTCGTCGCCGCGACGCGCGAATCGCTCTCCTCTGTTCTCACCCGGAAGCTGACGCGCCTGCTCGTCCTCGAGCTGAACGCCGCGCGCGTGACGGGGCGTCTCACCGGCGAGGACGCGGCCCAGCGTTGGGCTCAGTTCCTGGAGCTCTCCTCCCAGCGTGCCTTCTGGGACGGCCTCGCGAGCCCCTATCCGACGCTGCTGCCCCGCGTCGACCGCATCATCCGCAACCGCTGCACCGCCTCACTGCGCTTCGCCGAGCGCTGGGCCGCCGACCGCGCCCGCCTCGACGTGTTGTGCGGAGGCGCGCCCGGTGAGCTGGAGAGCCTCAGCTTCGGCGCGGGAGACAGTCACTGCGGCGGACAGACAGTCTCGCTGCTCCAGTGCCAGGGCGGGCGGCTGGTCTACAAGCCGCGCTCGCTGGCCATCGACGTGGCCCTGCGCGACTTCATCATCGGGCTGGCCCGGCATCACGACGGTGCCCTGCCCCTCCGGATTCCCAGGGTGGTGGAGATGGGAGAGGCCCACGGCTGGGCCGAGTTCGTCCCGCACCGCTACGCCTCCGGAACGGAGGAGCTGGTCAGCTTCTACCGTGGCATCGGCCACCTGCTCGCCATCATGCGGCTGCTCGGCGGCAGCGACCTGCACGCGGAGAACCTCATCGCCCACGGGGGCAGTCCCGTCGTCGTGGACTGCGAGACGCTGTTCACGCCGAAGCCCCCGCCCTCCCCCTCGGGGCTGGGCCAGGCGCTGGACCATGCGGCCCAGCTGGTGAGTGGCACCGTGCTGTCCATCGGCCTGCTGCCGGGACGCGGCGACGGCCTGGGGTGGCGCGGGGTGGACAGCTCCGCCGTGGGAATGCTCCCCGGACAGCAGCCTCGCCTGCAGCAGCCGGGCGTCGTCAAGGCCGGCACCGACGAAGCGCACATCGGCGCAACCCAGGTCGACGCGCCGGTCTCCCAGAACCATCCCAGCCCGGAGCCCGCCCTGGCCCGGTACTGGCCCGAGGTCCTCGCCAGCTTCGACGAGATGACCGGAACGCTGCACCAGCTGGATTCGACGGGACAGCTGCGGGGCCTGCTGGAGGGCTTCGGGGCCTGCCGCATCCGCGTGGTGACGCGGGCGACCGAGGTCTACTCCGAGCTGGCCCGCATGCTGTGGCACCCGGTGTCCCTGCACAAGGATGCCCCTCCGCGCCAGCGCGCGAAGGACCTGCTGGCAAAGATGGCCGCCAACGTCTCGACCGCGCCTGGAGACGCGGCGGTGATTGAGGCCGAGGTCGAGGAGCTGCTCGACGGCGACATCCCCATCTTCACCACCGTGGCCGGCCACGGACAGCTGGAGGGCCCCCGTGGCACCTCCTGGCTGCCACGCCGGAACCTGGTGGACGCCGCGCTGGAGCACTGGCGCGTCGCGGACTTCAAGCTGGAGCGGAACGTCATCCAGTCCGCGCTGGTCAGCGCCTACATCAACGATGGGTGGAGGCCCGACGAGGTAGCGCGCCGGCCCGAGCGGGTGCGGACGGACGACCTCGACCTTCGCCGTCGGCGCATCGCGGCGCGCATCATGGGGGACCTCAGCTCCACCGCCATTCGCGGCGGGGACGGCACCGTCACCTGGATTGCCCCCATCTTCCGGCCCACCGGCTGGTCCGTGCTGCCGCTGGAGCAGGACCTGTACGGAGGTGCCTCCGGGGTGGCGCTCCTCGTTGGCGCGTACCTGCGCGAGGCCGCGGCCGGCCGGGCCGACCCGGTGGAGGGCCTGGAGGAGCTGCTCGCGGCCACGCTGCGCACGCTGGACCTGGCCGAGGCCCGGCCCGCTGCGCAGCGGTCCCGTGGCGTCAAGCTCCGGCCCCAGGCGCCGGGCGCCTATATCGGCCTGGGTTCGCAGCTCTGGACGCATCTCGTCCTCGCCGGCTGGGGGCTGGACCGGGGCGACGGCGTGGCGCGTGCCGCCGCGCTCGCGGAAGGCATTCCCGAGGCCGCCGCGGCCGACGACATCCACGACGTGCTCACGGGCAAGGCCGGCGCCATCGCGCCCCTCCTCGCGCTGGCTCGCAAGACGGGGGAGAAGCGTCACCTCGAGATGGCCAGCGAGCTGGGCGACAAGCTGTGCGACCTGGCGCAGCGCAAGGGCGACGGCGCCTACTGGGTGCATCAGAGCTGGCCGGAGGGCGTGGGCGGCTTCGCGCACGGCGTCACCGGCATCGGCTGGGCGCTGACGCGGCTCGCCCGGGTGACGGGCGTTCCCCGCCATGCGGAGACTGCGCGCGCCGCCTTCGCATTCGAGGAGTCCCTCTTCGATGAAGGCGAGCAGAACTGGCTGGACCTGCGCCTGCTGGAAGGACTGAAGTCGGCGGCCGCGTGGTGTCATGGCTCGGTGGGCATCGGTCTGGCGCATGCAGACCTCGACCCGAGGCTGGAGAGTCCGCAGACCCGGCTGATTCTGCGCCGGGCCTCCGCGGCGACGTGGCGCATGGGCTTCGGCTGGAACCACTCCGCCTGCCATGGCGACCTGGGCGCGTGGGAGTTGATGAACCGGGCGATTGCCGCCGGTGAGGGCCCCGAGGGACTGACGCGGGAGCACCTGCTGGCCACGATTCTGACCAGCATCGAGGAACAGGGCCCGTCCTGCGGAATGGCGCGGGATGCCTTCGTCCCGGGCCTGCTGCCCGGCCTGGGCGGCGTCGTCTACCAGTTGCTCCGGGCCCACCCGGAGAACGCCCTGCCCTCGATGCTGATGGTCGGGGGTGGGGACCTCTGA